The proteins below come from a single Takifugu flavidus isolate HTHZ2018 chromosome 6, ASM371156v2, whole genome shotgun sequence genomic window:
- the LOC130526874 gene encoding lysophosphatidic acid receptor 2-like isoform X2 yields MDTLTDDTEGCYFNRSVKFFYESSGKNISDHWRKRDYTIVSLGMAVCFVVIFSNILVIAAIIKNRRFHFPIYYLLGNLALADLFSGVSYLNLMFHTGPWTIKLSKHQWFVRQALIDTSLTASVLNLLAVAVERHQTIFNMQLHSEMSTRRIFVVIVFIWLVAFIMGLVPTMGWHCLCDLENCSTMAPMYSRKYLVFWALLNLLTFSIMVAIYTHIFVYVRRKSKQMAPHTSQMRHRETVMSLMKTVSLILGCFVLCWTPGLVVLLLDGLGCDKCQVLRIEKYCLVLAECNSFVNPIIYSLRDKDMRTTFLEILCCGSRQNRNHSNSAVHFNTMDQEKSQSAELMPRSNGTPLASDSTVS; encoded by the exons ATGGACACGCTGACGGACGACACGGAGGGATGCTACTTCAACCGCTCCGTCAAGTTCTTCTATGAATCCAGCGGGAAGAACATCAGCGACCACTGGCGTAAACGGGACTACACCATCGTCTCTCTGGGCATGGCCGTCTGCTTTGTTGTCATCTTCTCCAACATTTTGGTCATAGCTGCCATCATCAAAAACAGACGCTTTCATTTCCCGATCTACTACCTGTTGGGTAACCTGGCTCTGGCGGACCTCTTCTCAG GCGTCTCCTACCTCAACTTGATGTTTCACACGGGTCCTTGGACCATTAAGCTCTCCAAGCACCAGTGGTTTGTGCGGCAGGCTCTGATCGACACCAGCCTGACGGCCTCGGTGCTGAACCTCCTGGCCGTGGCCGTGGAGCGCCACCAGACCATCTTCAACATGCAGCTGCACAGCGAGATGAGCACCCGGCGCATCTTTGTGGTCATAGTCTTCATCTGGCTGGTGGCCTTCATCATGGGCCTGGTTCCCACCATGGGCTGGCACTGCCTGTGTGACCTGGAAAACTGCTCCACAATGGCGCCCATGTACAGCCGCAAGTACCTGGTCTTCTGGGCTCTGCTCAACCTGCTCACCTTCTCTATCATGGTAGCCATCTACACCCACATTTTTGTCTACGTGAGGCGCAAAAGTAAGCAGATGGCGCCGCACACCAGCCAGATGAGACACAGGGAGACGGTGATGAGCCTGATGAAGACGGTGTCGCTCATTCTGG GCTGTTTCGTGCTCTGCTGGACGCCGGGTCTGGTGGTCCTGCTCCTGGACGGCCTGGGCTGTGACAAGTGTCAGGTGCTGCGCATTGAGAAGTACTGCCTGGTGCTGGCCGAGTGCAATTCCTTCGTCAACCCCATCATCTACTCGCTCAGAGACAAAGACATGAGGACCACCTTTCTGGAAATCCTGTGCTGTGGCTCCCGGCAGAACAGGAACCATTCCAACTCTGCCGTCCACTTCAACACCATGGACCAAGAG AAGTCTCAATCTGCCGAGCTGATGCCTCGGAGCAACGGGACGCCTCTCGCCAGCGATTCCACCGTCTCTTAG
- the LOC130526874 gene encoding lysophosphatidic acid receptor 2-like isoform X1, with translation MDTLTDDTEGCYFNRSVKFFYESSGKNISDHWRKRDYTIVSLGMAVCFVVIFSNILVIAAIIKNRRFHFPIYYLLGNLALADLFSGVSYLNLMFHTGPWTIKLSKHQWFVRQALIDTSLTASVLNLLAVAVERHQTIFNMQLHSEMSTRRIFVVIVFIWLVAFIMGLVPTMGWHCLCDLENCSTMAPMYSRKYLVFWALLNLLTFSIMVAIYTHIFVYVRRKSKQMAPHTSQMRHRETVMSLMKTVSLILGCFVLCWTPGLVVLLLDGLGCDKCQVLRIEKYCLVLAECNSFVNPIIYSLRDKDMRTTFLEILCCGSRQNRNHSNSAVHFNTMDQENSQKSQSAELMPRSNGTPLASDSTVS, from the exons ATGGACACGCTGACGGACGACACGGAGGGATGCTACTTCAACCGCTCCGTCAAGTTCTTCTATGAATCCAGCGGGAAGAACATCAGCGACCACTGGCGTAAACGGGACTACACCATCGTCTCTCTGGGCATGGCCGTCTGCTTTGTTGTCATCTTCTCCAACATTTTGGTCATAGCTGCCATCATCAAAAACAGACGCTTTCATTTCCCGATCTACTACCTGTTGGGTAACCTGGCTCTGGCGGACCTCTTCTCAG GCGTCTCCTACCTCAACTTGATGTTTCACACGGGTCCTTGGACCATTAAGCTCTCCAAGCACCAGTGGTTTGTGCGGCAGGCTCTGATCGACACCAGCCTGACGGCCTCGGTGCTGAACCTCCTGGCCGTGGCCGTGGAGCGCCACCAGACCATCTTCAACATGCAGCTGCACAGCGAGATGAGCACCCGGCGCATCTTTGTGGTCATAGTCTTCATCTGGCTGGTGGCCTTCATCATGGGCCTGGTTCCCACCATGGGCTGGCACTGCCTGTGTGACCTGGAAAACTGCTCCACAATGGCGCCCATGTACAGCCGCAAGTACCTGGTCTTCTGGGCTCTGCTCAACCTGCTCACCTTCTCTATCATGGTAGCCATCTACACCCACATTTTTGTCTACGTGAGGCGCAAAAGTAAGCAGATGGCGCCGCACACCAGCCAGATGAGACACAGGGAGACGGTGATGAGCCTGATGAAGACGGTGTCGCTCATTCTGG GCTGTTTCGTGCTCTGCTGGACGCCGGGTCTGGTGGTCCTGCTCCTGGACGGCCTGGGCTGTGACAAGTGTCAGGTGCTGCGCATTGAGAAGTACTGCCTGGTGCTGGCCGAGTGCAATTCCTTCGTCAACCCCATCATCTACTCGCTCAGAGACAAAGACATGAGGACCACCTTTCTGGAAATCCTGTGCTGTGGCTCCCGGCAGAACAGGAACCATTCCAACTCTGCCGTCCACTTCAACACCATGGACCAAGAG AATTCTCAGAAGTCTCAATCTGCCGAGCTGATGCCTCGGAGCAACGGGACGCCTCTCGCCAGCGATTCCACCGTCTCTTAG